In the genome of Ignavibacteriales bacterium, one region contains:
- a CDS encoding geranylgeranylglyceryl/heptaprenylglyceryl phosphate synthase codes for MKIYQYLLNTISEKGAAYLVLLDPDKIGEDKLPGFIKHCAKAGVDAFLIGGSLMMSNNFDSFIDKVKTTTDLPAIIFPGSINQVSASADAILYLSVVSGRNPEDLIGKHVLAAPIIKKAGIEPISTGYIIVESGKTTTAQYMSGSLPVPRNKPEIASATALAAEYLGMKLIYLEAGSGAENSVPNEMIKAVSDNCKVPVIVGGGIRTPQSAKEKVDNGANIIVTGNFFENENNWDMIRSFAEAVHVKQYIVV; via the coding sequence ATGAAAATATATCAATACTTGCTGAATACAATCTCTGAAAAGGGAGCCGCATATCTCGTCTTATTAGATCCCGATAAAATTGGTGAAGACAAACTACCGGGTTTTATAAAACACTGTGCAAAAGCGGGAGTAGATGCTTTCCTTATCGGGGGCAGCCTGATGATGAGCAATAACTTTGATTCATTCATTGATAAAGTTAAAACAACTACAGATTTGCCTGCAATCATATTCCCCGGAAGTATTAACCAGGTTTCAGCATCTGCGGATGCGATACTTTATTTGTCAGTTGTAAGTGGAAGGAATCCGGAAGATTTAATAGGGAAGCACGTACTTGCTGCACCAATAATTAAGAAGGCTGGTATTGAACCAATTTCAACCGGTTATATAATTGTTGAATCAGGAAAAACGACAACCGCACAGTATATGAGCGGAAGTTTGCCTGTGCCAAGAAATAAACCTGAGATTGCATCAGCAACGGCACTTGCTGCTGAATATCTTGGTATGAAATTAATTTATCTTGAAGCAGGAAGCGGCGCTGAAAATTCAGTGCCGAATGAAATGATAAAAGCAGTAAGCGATAATTGTAAAGTTCCGGTTATAGTTGGAGGCGGAATTAGAACTCCGCAATCAGCAAAAGAAAAAGTTGATAACGGCGCAAACATAATCGTTACCGGCAATTTTTTTGAAAACGAAAATAACTGGGATATGATAAGATCGTTTGCTGAAGCAGTGCATGTTAAACAGTATATAGTTGTGTGA
- a CDS encoding T9SS type A sorting domain-containing protein: protein MGPNGYLAFDKDREMMACVWVTNNSSSVPDLCDVYISYRGLNSEWSEPINLTQTENMNENGAHLAPVLRKNNDNSYTAFVGYFYELGYFGPDPDRFNPAGFWVTPFTFTPTNISVPISVVSDYLLNQNYPNPFNPSTTIKYEVSSRQFVLLKVYDLLGREVVTLINEEKPAGSYEIEFDAGDLASGIYYYQLKAGDPSSSSGQSFIQTKKMILLK from the coding sequence ATGGGACCTAACGGTTATTTGGCTTTTGACAAAGATCGTGAAATGATGGCATGTGTTTGGGTTACTAATAATTCATCAAGCGTCCCGGATTTGTGCGATGTTTATATTTCATATCGTGGTTTAAATTCTGAATGGTCAGAACCAATAAATCTAACCCAGACAGAAAATATGAATGAAAATGGTGCTCACCTAGCACCCGTACTCAGAAAAAATAATGATAATTCTTATACTGCTTTTGTTGGATATTTTTATGAGCTGGGATATTTTGGACCTGACCCTGACCGGTTTAATCCTGCAGGATTTTGGGTTACTCCTTTTACATTCACACCTACAAATATTTCTGTACCGATTTCTGTAGTATCAGATTATTTATTGAATCAAAACTATCCTAATCCATTTAACCCGTCAACTACGATAAAGTATGAAGTTAGCAGCAGACAGTTTGTATTACTTAAAGTCTACGATTTACTCGGGAGAGAAGTTGTAACATTGATAAACGAAGAAAAACCTGCAGGCAGTTACGAAATAGAATTTGATGCCGGTGATCTTGCAAGCGGTATTTATTATTACCAGTTGAAGGCAGGTGATCCTTCGTCAAGCTCAGGACAGAGTTTTATTCAGACTAAGAAGATGATCCTTTTAAAGTAA
- a CDS encoding type II toxin-antitoxin system VapC family toxin — protein MPSETGTKNLITLDSSVIISYLIDEEIHRSRTNQIWNKLFSENTSVIIPNTVLVEVVSAIKRRTGSIKISENIKQLLLNTSQIKLIELGNDLSSKAADVSIKYGLRGMDSIIVATAIEFNSELITFDNEIIQKYLKRI, from the coding sequence GTGCCCAGCGAAACAGGGACTAAAAATTTAATCACATTAGATTCATCTGTAATTATATCCTATCTGATTGACGAAGAAATACACCGAAGCAGAACAAATCAAATCTGGAATAAACTCTTTTCTGAAAATACATCTGTAATAATTCCCAATACTGTTTTAGTTGAAGTTGTGAGTGCTATTAAAAGAAGGACCGGTTCTATAAAAATTTCGGAAAATATTAAACAGTTGCTTCTTAATACATCTCAGATTAAACTTATAGAGTTAGGTAATGACTTATCTTCTAAAGCCGCAGATGTTTCCATTAAATATGGACTAAGGGGGATGGATTCTATAATAGTTGCAACTGCAATTGAGTTTAATTCCGAGTTAATAACATTTGATAATGAAATAATCCAAAAATATTTAAAACGGATTTAA
- a CDS encoding T9SS type A sorting domain-containing protein, with amino-acid sequence MKTIFTFLFLSMSLLVTAQDVSVENPKFPQPSLSDWAADNLVLDFEPVGQMYGVQKADGTIYLAVNDTLSTANLGLVILTSNNNGESWSMFPSGITYRGYYDKIKLLRSGLDSVYCFFQIGPSIYSWNFLSGNLNQFPFVGYRSFDVVASSTGNLYMFLDSLATNNILRYGSINGGANWGGRGNVTSAGANPIMCMSGTGDTLIMNYYGPILADTSTSVIRQARYRESGVGTLASVAFIDVATETTNKTEYLSAMNNGESWFVYTSGPTGARDIWARKSINNGLSYDPAVQLAANVNTDEYWFDIRHFSDGAGNGFDFIYYSDSLQAGSGTVQSDQLFYSSVPYGSATFSSVERINDNPMVYSNNMYAPKIIGINVPVRDVSAVYVGETGANKKIYLDKLSRIVPVELTSFNALVSGKNVQLKWTTASEKNNSGFEVQKKVNGTWSKIGFVTGNGTTSENKTYSYTDENLLQGKYSYRLKQIDYNGTYEYSDIVEAEVSIPEVYSLEQNYPNPFNPATIIKYSLADESSVKLFIYNSIGEKVDELVHRTQSSGSYEINFDGGNLSSGVYFYSLEANSLNGKTNFKSMKKMILVK; translated from the coding sequence GTGAAAACTATTTTTACTTTTCTGTTCCTTTCGATGTCACTATTAGTTACTGCACAGGATGTTTCTGTCGAAAATCCAAAATTCCCACAGCCTTCTTTAAGTGATTGGGCTGCGGATAACCTGGTTCTTGATTTTGAACCTGTTGGACAAATGTATGGAGTTCAAAAAGCTGATGGAACAATTTATCTTGCAGTAAATGATACTCTATCAACAGCTAACCTTGGATTAGTAATCTTAACATCAAATAACAACGGAGAATCCTGGAGTATGTTCCCGTCAGGAATTACCTATCGGGGATACTATGATAAAATAAAATTATTAAGAAGCGGATTAGACTCTGTTTATTGCTTCTTCCAGATAGGTCCTTCAATTTATAGCTGGAATTTTCTCAGCGGTAATTTAAATCAATTTCCGTTCGTAGGTTACAGATCATTTGATGTTGTTGCATCATCAACTGGTAATTTATATATGTTTTTAGATTCACTTGCAACAAATAATATTTTACGTTACGGCTCTATAAATGGAGGCGCTAACTGGGGAGGCAGAGGTAATGTAACTTCAGCCGGCGCGAACCCGATTATGTGTATGTCTGGTACTGGTGATACATTAATTATGAACTACTATGGACCCATACTGGCTGACACATCAACATCAGTAATCCGTCAGGCAAGATACCGTGAATCAGGTGTTGGTACACTGGCTTCTGTTGCTTTTATTGATGTCGCAACTGAAACCACAAACAAGACAGAATATTTATCAGCAATGAATAATGGTGAATCCTGGTTTGTTTACACTTCAGGGCCAACAGGTGCAAGGGATATCTGGGCACGTAAAAGTATTAATAACGGATTGTCCTATGATCCAGCTGTTCAGCTTGCTGCAAATGTAAATACAGATGAATACTGGTTTGACATAAGGCACTTTAGTGATGGTGCTGGTAACGGGTTTGATTTTATTTATTACTCGGATAGTCTTCAGGCGGGTTCCGGAACTGTACAATCAGATCAGCTATTCTATTCAAGTGTTCCGTACGGTTCAGCAACATTTTCATCGGTAGAGAGAATTAATGATAACCCTATGGTTTATTCAAATAATATGTACGCACCAAAGATTATTGGCATTAATGTTCCCGTGCGCGATGTTTCAGCAGTTTACGTTGGTGAAACCGGTGCTAACAAAAAAATATATCTTGATAAACTCAGCAGAATTGTTCCCGTTGAATTAACTTCATTCAATGCTCTTGTCAGCGGAAAAAATGTTCAGCTTAAATGGACAACTGCTTCAGAGAAAAACAACAGCGGTTTTGAAGTTCAGAAAAAGGTGAACGGGACATGGAGTAAAATAGGTTTCGTTACCGGTAATGGAACTACTAGTGAAAACAAAACTTATTCATACACGGATGAAAATCTTCTGCAGGGAAAATATTCTTACAGGCTGAAACAAATTGATTATAACGGCACATATGAATATTCAGATATTGTTGAAGCAGAAGTATCAATACCAGAGGTTTATTCACTTGAGCAGAATTACCCAAATCCGTTCAATCCTGCAACCATAATCAAATATTCACTCGCAGATGAAAGTTCAGTAAAATTATTTATCTATAATTCAATTGGTGAAAAAGTTGATGAACTTGTTCACAGAACTCAATCATCAGGCAGCTATGAAATTAATTTTGATGGAGGCAATCTTTCTTCAGGTGTTTACTTCTATTCACTTGAAGCAAATTCATTAAACGGCAAAACAAATTTTAAATCTATGAAGAAGATGATACTTGTTAAATAA
- a CDS encoding D-sedoheptulose 7-phosphate isomerase yields the protein MEIQKFITDNLKESSETKLKIIESCSDDIISAIEMLVICYKNSNKLLLCGNGGSAADCQHIATEFMIRLSHHLQRPALPAIALTTDTSNLTAGGNDIGFENVFARNVEGLGNKGDVLLAISTSGNSANVIKAVEMAHQKGMKVIGFLGGSGGNLKSLVDNPIVIPSSNTQRIQEGHITVAHIICEAVEEKLYG from the coding sequence ATGGAAATACAAAAATTTATAACAGACAATCTAAAGGAAAGTTCAGAAACAAAACTCAAAATTATTGAGAGTTGTTCTGATGATATCATCTCCGCAATTGAGATGCTTGTGATCTGTTACAAGAACTCAAACAAACTTTTACTATGCGGCAATGGCGGCAGCGCCGCTGACTGTCAGCACATAGCAACAGAGTTTATGATAAGACTTAGTCATCATTTACAACGACCTGCATTACCTGCAATAGCTCTTACTACTGATACATCAAACTTAACAGCGGGCGGGAATGATATTGGTTTTGAAAATGTCTTTGCACGCAACGTTGAAGGACTCGGGAACAAAGGTGATGTACTGCTTGCAATATCAACAAGCGGCAACTCAGCGAATGTTATAAAGGCAGTCGAGATGGCTCATCAAAAGGGGATGAAGGTGATAGGTTTTCTCGGCGGCAGCGGAGGTAATTTAAAATCCTTGGTTGATAACCCGATTGTCATTCCATCTTCAAACACACAAAGAATACAGGAAGGGCATATAACAGTTGCACATATAATTTGTGAGGCTGTTGAAGAAAAACTGTACGGATAA
- a CDS encoding DUF192 domain-containing protein, whose product MAQKNQKKTESSYQKGTKKKLPLSRVVAIGLLVIAAGFFVINNFMNNNKHEVTYYTFTKEGELVFTDSLGNTKTKIEMEYAADEYETQLGLMNRKEMKENQGMLFIFPDESPRSFWMRNTLISLDMLFVNSNKEIVTIHKSTKVLSDQSYPSSKPAKYVVEVVGGFCDKYGIKEGDKISWMGTRMGL is encoded by the coding sequence ATGGCTCAAAAGAATCAGAAAAAAACTGAATCATCATATCAGAAAGGCACTAAAAAAAAGTTACCTTTAAGCCGTGTAGTTGCTATCGGACTGCTCGTTATCGCTGCGGGTTTTTTTGTAATCAATAATTTTATGAATAATAATAAACACGAAGTGACATATTACACTTTTACCAAAGAAGGTGAACTTGTTTTCACTGATAGTCTTGGCAATACCAAAACAAAGATTGAAATGGAATACGCCGCTGATGAATATGAAACACAGCTCGGTTTGATGAACAGGAAAGAAATGAAAGAAAACCAGGGAATGCTTTTTATATTTCCTGATGAATCACCAAGATCATTCTGGATGAGAAATACATTGATTTCCCTTGATATGTTATTTGTTAATTCAAACAAAGAAATAGTTACAATTCACAAAAGCACAAAAGTGCTGTCTGATCAATCCTATCCTTCATCAAAACCAGCAAAGTATGTTGTTGAGGTTGTTGGTGGATTTTGCGATAAGTATGGAATTAAGGAAGGTGATAAAATTTCCTGGATGGGTACAAGAATGGGGTTGTAA
- a CDS encoding prolyl oligopeptidase family serine peptidase, with protein sequence MSKIIDREVIQLNETQQKMIVSGWGESTLTNTVVEKIIYDSDGLKVKGYIAYPKDDSKKYPCIIWNRGGIGNAGAIDSFTARGIYGQLASWGYCVFASQYRGNDGGQGYDEFGGDDINDVLNLIHLADEIKQADNNIWGIEGWSRGGMMAYLTLTQTNIFKAAIILGGIANLRCNSDESKFMRRLYEHTMGKYEQEDFKAKCGTRSIINFPEKLSRTTPMLIIHGNADDRVLPHDSIDLSYKLLELKIPFRLLMLEGGDHFMKSHRKEVDEMRRKWFEKYLK encoded by the coding sequence ATGAGTAAAATTATTGACCGTGAGGTAATTCAGCTTAATGAAACTCAACAGAAAATGATTGTCAGCGGTTGGGGAGAATCTACTCTTACCAATACAGTTGTTGAAAAAATAATTTATGACTCAGATGGTTTGAAAGTAAAGGGATACATTGCTTATCCAAAAGATGATTCAAAAAAATATCCTTGCATAATCTGGAACAGAGGCGGAATTGGTAATGCAGGTGCTATCGATTCATTCACAGCTCGGGGTATTTACGGACAACTGGCAAGCTGGGGATATTGCGTTTTCGCATCGCAGTATCGTGGTAATGACGGGGGCCAAGGGTATGATGAATTTGGGGGAGATGATATTAATGATGTACTCAATCTTATTCATCTTGCTGATGAAATAAAGCAGGCAGATAATAATATTTGGGGAATTGAAGGCTGGAGCCGCGGCGGTATGATGGCGTATCTTACTTTAACACAAACAAACATCTTTAAAGCTGCAATTATTCTTGGAGGGATTGCAAACCTCCGATGTAATTCCGATGAAAGTAAATTTATGAGAAGATTATACGAACATACAATGGGTAAGTATGAACAAGAAGATTTTAAAGCTAAGTGCGGAACAAGATCAATAATAAATTTTCCCGAAAAACTTTCGCGAACTACACCCATGTTAATCATTCACGGAAACGCAGATGACAGGGTTCTTCCGCACGATTCAATTGATCTTTCTTACAAGCTTCTTGAATTAAAAATTCCATTCCGTTTGTTAATGCTTGAAGGCGGGGATCATTTTATGAAATCACACCGGAAAGAAGTTGATGAGATGAGAAGGAAATGGTTTGAGAAGTACCTTAAATAA
- a CDS encoding T9SS type A sorting domain-containing protein — translation MRTLFLLFTFSILFSMNIYPQKNLGEASLLFLDYKLLDTSNVYGGFYNIGLTDYPHYINWRLIDPSIITFGYGLHVIGKINDYPHLAIAQWSSAYSPGPIINGQAAMLIHPEDSLRYRIYKISKGDNVSNPDYAEWPSDFGAPVNSLGEPQVYGDQTLWTVYNSMDSTVEYRINWNNYRDSLPVMPLEVQQLIYSRSGYQTDYEDLFSNTMFFEFKILNKGSEQIDSAFIGFWTDIDFCFAGSNPPAVDTSIQSGFCWTTNLSTCSIPPAIGYAMLYGPIIESQGDTAQFGQTRIPDFKNSSLSSFYPVAQDQHPYFDAYYTLEGAWNIARGFYENGETIVNPITNQPTKFPLDGDPVTNQGWIWQQTQTNGEAGFYLFTGPYTLAPGDSQWIMLALAPALGRNNLESISLMRKKILTLRNQPYDSLAFGTASLFITSVEETPVDKPNDYLLYQNYPNPFNPITKISWQSPIGTWQTLIVYDVLGNEVSTLVNEYRDAGSYDVEFDGGGLASGVYYYQLKAGDLIQTKKMILLK, via the coding sequence ATGAGAACACTGTTTCTGTTATTTACCTTCAGTATTTTATTTTCTATGAATATTTATCCTCAAAAAAATTTGGGTGAAGCTTCATTATTATTCCTTGATTACAAACTTCTCGATACCAGCAATGTTTATGGGGGTTTTTATAACATAGGGTTAACTGATTACCCGCATTATATAAACTGGAGATTAATAGATCCATCAATAATTACCTTCGGTTATGGATTACATGTAATCGGTAAAATAAATGATTATCCGCATCTTGCTATAGCACAATGGTCGTCTGCATATTCCCCAGGACCAATAATAAATGGACAGGCCGCAATGTTGATTCATCCGGAAGATTCTTTGAGATACCGGATATATAAAATCTCTAAAGGCGACAATGTTTCGAATCCAGATTATGCAGAGTGGCCTTCTGATTTTGGAGCGCCTGTAAACTCATTGGGTGAACCGCAGGTTTATGGGGATCAAACCTTGTGGACAGTTTATAATTCTATGGATTCCACAGTTGAGTACAGAATAAACTGGAATAACTATCGTGATTCACTTCCTGTAATGCCTCTGGAAGTTCAGCAATTGATTTATTCAAGGTCCGGCTATCAAACAGATTATGAAGATTTATTTTCGAATACTATGTTTTTCGAGTTTAAAATTCTGAATAAAGGCTCTGAGCAAATTGATTCTGCTTTTATTGGATTCTGGACAGATATTGATTTTTGTTTTGCTGGTTCAAATCCTCCCGCAGTTGATACCTCAATTCAATCAGGTTTTTGTTGGACTACCAACTTATCAACCTGCAGTATTCCACCGGCAATTGGGTATGCTATGTTATATGGACCGATTATAGAATCACAAGGCGATACTGCTCAGTTTGGTCAAACCAGAATTCCGGATTTTAAAAACAGTAGCTTGTCATCGTTTTATCCTGTTGCTCAGGATCAACACCCATACTTTGATGCATATTACACCCTAGAAGGTGCATGGAATATAGCTCGCGGATTTTACGAAAACGGTGAGACAATTGTAAATCCAATTACCAATCAGCCAACAAAATTTCCATTGGATGGTGACCCTGTTACAAACCAAGGTTGGATTTGGCAGCAGACACAAACGAATGGAGAAGCAGGTTTTTATTTGTTCACGGGTCCCTATACCCTTGCGCCTGGTGATTCACAATGGATAATGCTTGCATTGGCACCTGCGCTCGGAAGAAACAATTTAGAGAGCATTTCTCTGATGCGAAAAAAAATATTAACCCTTCGAAATCAACCATATGATTCTCTGGCGTTTGGAACAGCTTCACTGTTTATTACATCAGTTGAAGAGACACCTGTAGATAAACCAAATGATTATTTATTGTATCAAAACTACCCAAACCCGTTTAATCCAATTACAAAAATAAGTTGGCAGTCACCTATAGGCACCTGGCAAACATTAATTGTTTATGATGTACTCGGAAATGAAGTGTCAACATTGGTGAATGAATACAGAGATGCAGGAAGTTACGATGTTGAATTTGATGGTGGTGGTCTTGCAAGCGGTGTCTATTATTACCAGTTAAAAGCTGGTGACCTAATTCAGACAAAGAAGATGATTCTACTAAAGTAA
- a CDS encoding T9SS type A sorting domain-containing protein, with translation MEDSTGNTLLFYRILSKQESGNVYSGANNIYKMIPGTETDTLFLVDDYSCFDLNGYGISVSDFDFWHNNENQFIYTGTESNCFEGWGYISRFDSGFVWGGLFESFNRLFISNQNDSLIYASPFISKSSDGGFNWVNLNDSMSLQSLSPFDENIFFSTGPYRWWGTTYLYKTTNSGISFQAVDTVGLNDEYFYYDTDGDHVYRKFASNYPNYSLKSSAFQGNAFTWQTIYSTNKEYYLSLNPDQSGEIYLADGKKIFRSNNYGSTFNLYKELDKSIIGIYKKPNIGAEDNKLYAASRYNLYEVSDDTVSIIKSLPIPQEIFSYYPLQTGNKWFYKRIDYSQDPGGWQTTDTSYFTRFISGSEIKPNGNVYYRVEDKNLYTNDDVVYFERIDSLTGKIFRFNEFDTTFNQEYLIDNLWSEIDDIIYSGRISFQSENYPMLYQFDDYFTDFNLTHYKVRKNFISLDMGFQSYTLTEGIGLDSMFLSVIDLFNAYIDLKGCIINGIAYGDTTLTNIGETQKSPIIFSLSQNFPNPFNPSTTIKYEVSSRQFVVLKVYDLLGREVVTLINEEKPAGSYEIEFDAGDLASGIYYYQLKAGDPSSSSGQSFIQTKKMILLK, from the coding sequence ATGGAGGATTCAACGGGGAATACACTTTTGTTTTACAGAATATTATCCAAACAAGAAAGCGGTAATGTATATTCAGGCGCAAATAATATTTATAAGATGATACCGGGAACCGAGACAGATACATTATTTTTAGTCGACGATTATTCCTGTTTTGATCTGAATGGATATGGAATAAGTGTTTCGGATTTTGATTTTTGGCACAACAACGAGAATCAATTCATTTATACAGGAACCGAGTCAAATTGTTTTGAAGGCTGGGGCTATATTTCAAGATTTGACTCTGGTTTTGTTTGGGGCGGATTATTTGAATCCTTTAACAGACTTTTTATCTCAAACCAAAATGACAGCCTGATTTATGCATCTCCTTTTATTTCCAAAAGCTCGGATGGCGGTTTTAACTGGGTTAATCTAAATGATTCCATGAGCCTACAGTCACTCTCTCCATTTGATGAAAATATCTTTTTTTCCACTGGTCCCTATCGCTGGTGGGGAACAACCTATTTATATAAAACAACTAATTCGGGAATAAGCTTTCAGGCAGTTGATACTGTTGGACTTAATGATGAGTATTTTTACTATGATACAGACGGTGATCACGTCTACAGAAAATTTGCATCGAACTATCCTAATTATTCTCTAAAATCGTCCGCATTTCAGGGTAACGCATTTACCTGGCAAACAATCTATTCTACCAACAAAGAATATTATCTTTCTCTGAACCCGGATCAATCAGGGGAGATTTATTTAGCCGATGGGAAAAAAATTTTCAGATCAAATAACTATGGTTCAACATTTAACCTTTATAAAGAGCTTGATAAAAGTATAATCGGAATTTATAAGAAACCTAATATTGGTGCTGAAGACAACAAACTTTACGCAGCATCAAGGTATAATTTGTATGAAGTGAGTGACGATACAGTTTCAATTATAAAATCACTTCCAATTCCTCAGGAGATTTTTTCGTATTACCCGTTGCAAACAGGAAATAAATGGTTCTATAAGCGGATTGATTATTCACAGGACCCAGGTGGCTGGCAGACAACAGACACAAGCTATTTTACAAGATTTATTTCCGGATCTGAAATAAAACCAAATGGAAATGTATACTATCGTGTTGAGGATAAAAATTTATATACAAATGATGATGTAGTTTATTTCGAAAGAATTGATTCTTTGACAGGAAAAATTTTCAGATTTAATGAATTTGATACAACCTTCAATCAAGAATACCTGATTGATAATCTTTGGTCAGAAATCGATGACATTATTTATTCCGGCAGAATTTCCTTTCAATCAGAAAATTACCCAATGCTCTATCAATTTGATGATTACTTTACTGATTTTAATCTCACGCATTATAAAGTGAGAAAAAATTTCATTAGCCTTGATATGGGTTTTCAAAGTTATACCCTAACAGAAGGAATCGGGCTTGATTCTATGTTTTTATCTGTAATAGATTTATTCAATGCATATATCGATTTAAAAGGATGCATCATTAATGGCATAGCGTATGGAGACACGACATTAACTAACATCGGTGAAACTCAAAAATCTCCTATTATTTTTTCTTTATCACAAAACTTTCCCAATCCATTTAACCCGTCAACTACAATAAAGTATGAAGTTAGCAGCAGACAGTTTGTAGTACTTAAAGTCTACGATTTACTCGGCAGAGAAGTTGTAACATTGATAAACGAAGAAAAACCTGCAGGCAGTTACGAAATTGAATTTGATGCCGGTGATCTTGCAAGCGGTATTTATTATTACCAGTTGAAGGCTGGTGATCCTTCGTCAAGCTCAGGACAGAGTTTTATTCAGACAAAGAAGATGATTCTTTTAAAGTAA
- a CDS encoding polyphosphate kinase 2 family protein, producing the protein MDTKKFLAQENEKVKLADFETDYTGKIKSKKEAEELLEANIKKMRELQSKLYASDRFALLLVFQAMDAAGKDGTIKRVMSGLNPQGTQVFSFKQPSLEEMDHGYLWRINKALPERGRIGIFNRSHYEEVLVVRVHNYLKSSRLPENRIDKNIWSRRFEQINGFEEYLYENGIIPVKFFLHISKDEQKKRFISRIDDPSKNWKFSKADIEERKYWDDYQKCYEEVINNTSKKHSPWYIIPSDKKWFARLLVSQIIIETLESLNLDYPKLSKEQLSELEVCKESLLNEK; encoded by the coding sequence ATGGACACAAAAAAATTTCTCGCACAAGAAAATGAAAAAGTAAAACTCGCAGACTTTGAAACAGATTACACCGGCAAAATAAAATCAAAGAAAGAAGCGGAGGAATTACTTGAAGCTAACATTAAAAAAATGCGTGAGCTGCAATCAAAACTTTATGCCTCAGACAGATTTGCATTACTATTAGTCTTTCAGGCTATGGACGCTGCTGGAAAAGACGGAACTATTAAACGAGTAATGAGCGGACTAAACCCGCAAGGGACACAGGTCTTTAGTTTTAAGCAGCCATCATTGGAGGAAATGGATCATGGATATTTATGGCGTATAAATAAAGCACTTCCTGAACGCGGAAGAATTGGTATTTTTAATCGTTCGCATTATGAAGAAGTTCTGGTTGTGCGTGTTCATAATTATCTTAAATCATCAAGACTTCCGGAAAACCGTATTGATAAAAATATTTGGTCAAGAAGATTTGAACAGATAAATGGATTTGAAGAATATCTTTATGAAAACGGAATTATACCTGTCAAGTTCTTTCTTCATATTTCCAAAGATGAACAGAAAAAAAGATTTATCTCAAGGATTGACGACCCATCAAAGAACTGGAAGTTTTCAAAAGCCGATATTGAAGAGCGGAAATACTGGGATGATTATCAGAAGTGTTACGAAGAAGTTATCAACAATACCAGTAAGAAACATTCTCCATGGTATATCATTCCTTCAGATAAAAAATGGTTTGCAAGATTACTTGTTTCGCAAATTATTATTGAAACTTTGGAAAGTCTTAATCTTGATTATCCCAAACTTTCAAAGGAACAATTAAGTGAACTGGAAGTTTGCAAAGAATCTCTGCTTAATGAAAAGTAG